In Methanosarcina barkeri MS, a single window of DNA contains:
- a CDS encoding DHH family phosphoesterase, with protein MLNLSKDADSNLKSTVKPRYLVLGSGSVGFALAKELRESNKLVIIVDKDEAKVETLREEGFEAIVGDISDPELVDKIDLKNVVVILFLTSNNEANRKGIENFKKAVNPDVQLFSRASDIINKEKMEDLGADYVFMSSKLVASSLSRSLERAESVHRGNRLARWLKGIRDKKLAIVIHDNPDPDAISSGLALKEIAKSIGVEASILYHGRIGHQENKAFVNLLGIDLGKMEENGLKGFDEIALIDCSIPGVNNMVPPNSFVGIVIDHHPPGETEIKAEYIDIRPNFGATATIMTKYLQQLNINISKTLATALLYGIRTDTQDFKRKTDPADLSAASYLYPLSNHGILDQLEQPSMATETLEVLGEAIRNRQVIGSYLLSNVGNIRDRDTLPQAADYLLSLEGISTTVVFGVTEDRIYISGRSNDIRINLGEVMRQAFGEDAGGHANAAGAQIPLGVFSATKDRQTLLRLVNEAVVKRFLSAVGVESAGE; from the coding sequence TTGCTTAATTTATCAAAAGATGCGGATAGCAATCTTAAAAGTACAGTCAAACCCAGATACCTTGTTCTGGGCAGTGGAAGTGTTGGTTTTGCGCTTGCAAAAGAGCTCAGGGAAAGCAATAAGCTTGTGATTATTGTAGACAAAGACGAAGCTAAGGTTGAGACTCTCAGGGAGGAAGGATTTGAAGCGATTGTAGGCGATATCTCCGACCCTGAACTTGTCGATAAGATTGACCTTAAGAATGTTGTTGTTATACTTTTCCTGACTTCCAATAACGAAGCTAATAGAAAGGGCATTGAGAATTTCAAAAAGGCAGTTAACCCTGATGTTCAGCTCTTTTCCCGGGCCTCAGATATTATCAATAAGGAAAAAATGGAAGACCTTGGAGCAGATTATGTCTTTATGTCTTCCAAGCTTGTAGCAAGTTCCCTTTCCCGTTCTCTTGAGAGAGCCGAATCGGTTCACAGAGGTAACAGGCTTGCACGGTGGCTGAAGGGAATAAGGGATAAAAAACTTGCTATTGTAATCCACGATAACCCTGATCCGGATGCTATTTCGAGTGGGCTGGCCCTGAAAGAGATTGCAAAGAGCATCGGGGTTGAGGCAAGCATCCTCTACCATGGCAGAATAGGGCATCAGGAAAACAAAGCCTTTGTAAACCTGCTCGGGATCGACCTCGGTAAGATGGAAGAGAACGGTCTCAAAGGCTTCGACGAAATCGCCCTGATAGACTGCTCCATTCCCGGAGTTAACAACATGGTTCCCCCAAACTCGTTTGTGGGTATTGTAATTGACCATCACCCCCCAGGAGAAACCGAAATAAAGGCTGAGTACATAGATATCCGACCTAACTTCGGAGCAACAGCTACTATAATGACAAAGTACCTGCAGCAGCTCAATATTAATATATCCAAAACGCTGGCAACAGCCCTGCTCTATGGAATCCGAACTGACACCCAGGATTTCAAGAGGAAGACCGACCCTGCTGATCTTTCAGCCGCTTCGTACCTTTACCCCCTTTCGAACCACGGAATCCTGGATCAGCTTGAACAGCCTTCGATGGCCACTGAAACCCTTGAGGTACTTGGGGAGGCCATAAGAAACCGACAGGTAATAGGAAGTTACCTTCTCTCGAATGTCGGGAACATAAGGGATAGGGATACGCTTCCGCAAGCTGCAGATTACCTTTTGAGCCTTGAGGGCATCTCCACAACCGTAGTCTTTGGAGTAACTGAAGACCGTATATATATCTCCGGACGAAGCAATGATATCAGAATTAACCTCGGCGAAGTTATGCGCCAGGCTTTCGGCGAAGATGCAGGTGGACATGCAAACGCAGCAGGAGCCCAGATACCCCTTGGTGTTTTCAGCGCTACAAAAGACCGTCAGACGTTACTCAGGCTGGTTAATGAAGCCGTAGTGAAAAGGTTCCTAAGCGCCGTAGGAGTCGAAAGCGCGGGAGAATGA
- a CDS encoding transposase, producing the protein MSKNSMLYKGVLFEDSFDNYLSRESTSICQFLYFLCIDDIAKHVERTFYTNKSWHFKYSVSSMIKLFVVKCFRQLSYDKTISSLTDEEAILLSFYDENGQIKLPSGGTLHHFMKYRLGEKGVNEIMMLIGEKILKLSQEKEAKIDSTPLEASRYDKHADYNPHYECKMDKAHITMVGTYPIFMTHTKGLSGDSPELIDHIEALKNMNANLEFYSADGGYDSFLNHSDIWYNLNAKPIISYASNAVINQEGEEERIDHWVNKKWKLGGDIHAPMENKLRFLYEIGRKEQVGMYLRNQNIRDETFDDQYKKRAECEKIHGHIKGTVKFDIRRVRNQSRKLYSLLSFIAYQLLVLTEMQNKVEDKNSFGRYF; encoded by the coding sequence ATGTCAAAAAACAGTATGTTATACAAAGGAGTCCTCTTCGAGGACTCCTTCGATAATTATTTGAGCAGAGAAAGTACTTCAATTTGCCAATTCCTGTACTTTCTTTGCATTGACGATATTGCAAAGCACGTCGAACGTACTTTTTACACCAACAAAAGTTGGCACTTTAAGTACAGTGTTTCTTCTATGATAAAACTGTTTGTTGTGAAGTGTTTCAGGCAACTCTCATATGATAAAACCATTTCTTCCTTAACAGACGAAGAAGCTATCCTGCTTTCTTTTTATGATGAAAATGGCCAGATTAAACTTCCTTCAGGTGGAACCCTTCATCATTTTATGAAGTATAGACTTGGAGAAAAAGGAGTCAATGAGATAATGATGCTTATAGGTGAGAAAATTCTCAAACTTTCTCAGGAAAAGGAAGCAAAAATTGATTCCACTCCACTTGAAGCTTCAAGATACGACAAACATGCTGATTATAATCCTCATTATGAATGCAAAATGGATAAGGCACATATTACAATGGTTGGAACTTACCCAATTTTCATGACTCATACAAAAGGACTTTCTGGTGACTCTCCAGAACTTATCGATCATATTGAGGCTCTAAAGAACATGAACGCTAATCTGGAATTTTATTCTGCTGACGGAGGTTATGATTCATTCCTCAATCATTCTGATATTTGGTATAATCTGAACGCAAAACCGATTATTTCCTACGCTTCAAATGCAGTAATCAATCAAGAAGGTGAAGAGGAACGAATCGATCACTGGGTGAATAAAAAGTGGAAACTCGGTGGAGATATTCATGCACCAATGGAAAACAAACTCAGATTTCTATATGAAATTGGAAGGAAAGAACAGGTAGGAATGTACCTAAGAAACCAAAATATCAGAGATGAGACTTTTGATGATCAGTATAAAAAGAGAGCTGAATGTGAAAAGATACATGGACATATTAAAGGTACAGTAAAGTTCGATATCAGAAGAGTGAGAAATCAGAGTAGAAAACTCTACTCTCTATTGAGTTTCATAGCATATCAACTACTGGTGTTGACAGAAATGCAAAATAAAGTTGAGGATAAGAATTCGTTTGGGAGATACTTTTAA